Part of the Pseudomonas sp. ADAK13 genome is shown below.
GATGGGGCAACCGTACCGTCGCCAAACGCACGAAAATTTGACGCCCTTATCCGCTTCAAATGCATCTTGCTTCTCCGTCCTGTTGGAAAGCCTGTCCCAAATGGCGTAAGGCAGTCCGTGCGCTCTATTGGTGTGATTGGCTTTTATCACGGGAGAAAGCGGGTCGGAAGGGTAATTTAGTGGCTGGAAGCCATTAATGAGAGTGGAATGAGGACTCCATGAACATTTGGATGCTCATTCCATGAATACTTGGACACTCATTTCACGGCCACTTGGACAGTGACTTTCCACTGATCCTATCCAAGCCAAAGCATTGCAGCCGGTCCCCGACGGAGTCAGTGAAGCAGCTAAGCGCGCTGAAAACATCAAGATATCCTCCTCAACCTCACTCGGTTGACTAGCAATCTCACGCAGTTGAGAGGTTTTTACGGTACCGGACATGGCAAGGACGGCCAACATCGCGGGCTGCAGCCCAGGCATGCTCGGCTTGCGGTTGCCGCAGCAGTGGCATTTATCGATTTCGTATCGGAAACGCATCGATACCGAGAAGCTTCCGAGCCGCAGAGGTAAAGAGCTTGGCAGATCAGTTGTTTGATAGACCCGATGGGCATAGCGTCAACCGGTTCGCTTCCAGCCAGACGCTTCTAGATACCCCTATCAACAAGCTGCGGGTTGGCGCCCTCTGGGCCGAGAAAAATTTAATGCGGTGTCCGAAATTAGTTGACCATTACAAGTCTTCTCGATTTCGGGTGTTGCGGAGCTTGCTTAATATTCGTCGAGATTTAGAAAATAATATCTGTTCCGCTGCATTGTATAAGTTCCTCGGCGATTTTTAAAAGTAATCGGACCTCATGTATTAGTATTTTCTCCTCTCCTGAAAATGGAGTAAATCGAGATTTTTCTCCCTCCTTGTTATGAACTAAAGCGTTCCGTATGCTATAAATTCTGTTGCTTGTGTTCGGGAAGATTTGATTGCTCGAAAGTCCGATGCAATAGGTCTTTCCAAAAATATCACGTTCTTTCGTATAGACGGCGCCTGTAGCGGCCTCGTATACCTCAATCCATTCCTTTAGGCCTTCCTCACTTATATATTTTTCTAGTACCGTTTTTAACATGGTTTGCTCATTCATTTTCATATCAAATGTTCGGATCAGTCTTGCAAGTGACCTGAGCTTGGCAGGCTTGGTATGTGAGAAGTCAGGTAGCAGTAAGTGGTCTTTAATTTTTTTGTGCAAAATCGATTCGGATACTGAGGTGTAAAAGTATTCAACTATTTTATAGAGAGCTAAGTAGGATAGTATAGGACTTTCAGAACCTAGTGCCATTTGATAATACGCCACTAGATCGCTATTATAAATCTGAAGCGGGAATTGAACTTCTTCAGATCGTTTTTTTAAGGAGAACATAAACGAT
Proteins encoded:
- a CDS encoding abortive infection family protein, which encodes MRGFYGTGHGKDGQHRGLQPRHARLAVAAAVAFIDFVSETHRYREASEPQR